The following coding sequences are from one Pelagovum sp. HNIBRBA483 window:
- a CDS encoding protein-disulfide reductase DsbD domain-containing protein yields the protein MNRIFATLFAFFLLPIPLLAQEVENVVTVDFVPGWRTAEGTHMAGLRISLAPHWKTYWRAPGPAGLPPAFDWSGSQNITDAVLHWPTPELLDVNGMESFGYNGSVLIPIELSLEDSEQTAHAKGHVEIGVCNSVCIPFTARFDMALPVAAQRSPPIIAALLDQPLDGLQAGFAPVSCDFRPTGKGIRIEAHLPEAAKIAATAGAIEFASKDVWIAETMHEMRGDTMVFTADAIALGTAPMAIDRHSLRLTVLTTNNAYEFIGCQG from the coding sequence ATGAACCGGATATTCGCAACCCTTTTCGCCTTCTTTCTGCTGCCCATTCCGCTCCTAGCGCAGGAGGTGGAAAACGTTGTGACGGTCGATTTCGTCCCCGGTTGGCGCACCGCCGAAGGGACCCATATGGCCGGTCTGCGAATCAGCCTTGCGCCGCATTGGAAAACCTACTGGCGCGCACCCGGTCCGGCGGGCCTCCCGCCGGCGTTCGATTGGTCTGGCTCTCAAAACATCACCGATGCGGTGCTGCACTGGCCTACGCCTGAGCTTCTCGACGTAAACGGAATGGAGAGCTTCGGCTACAACGGCTCCGTGCTGATACCCATCGAGCTTTCGCTAGAGGATTCAGAACAGACGGCACATGCCAAGGGGCACGTCGAAATCGGCGTTTGTAACAGTGTCTGCATCCCGTTTACCGCGCGGTTCGATATGGCGCTTCCAGTCGCAGCCCAACGCAGCCCGCCGATTATTGCGGCGTTGCTCGATCAACCCCTCGACGGCCTGCAAGCGGGCTTCGCGCCCGTCTCCTGCGACTTCCGCCCTACTGGGAAGGGAATCCGCATCGAAGCCCATCTGCCAGAGGCCGCGAAAATCGCCGCGACCGCGGGCGCGATCGAATTTGCGTCGAAAGACGTTTGGATCGCCGAGACGATGCACGAAATGCGGGGCGATACGATGGTTTTCACGGCCGACGCAATTGCCCTTGGCACCGCTCCTATGGCCATCGACCGTCATTCCCTGCGCTTGACGGTGCTGACCACCAATAACGCCTACGAGTTCATCGGTTGTCAGGGCTGA